From the genome of Anopheles moucheti chromosome 3, idAnoMoucSN_F20_07, whole genome shotgun sequence, one region includes:
- the LOC128301966 gene encoding NADH dehydrogenase [ubiquinone] 1 alpha subcomplex subunit 8, which translates to MVVTKDTFLPTEEELTVPEINLSGPALRAGAFHLGKYCEAQNNEFMLCRQELDDPRACVNEGKAVTNCAFEFFRKLKKTCAQEFTQYANCLDKSSGDLNFKHCRKTQGVYDKCVLDNMELERPDYGYFCRAKVHATERPPPPKKEKTVYPDATPGLPEDYPRPEARYGSRFHWLN; encoded by the exons ATGGTTGTAACGAAAGATACGTTCCTGCCAACGGAGGAAGAACTTACGGTGCCGGAGATCAACCTATCCGGACCAGCCCTTCGTGCCGGTGCTTTCCACCTTGGAAAGTACTGTGAGGCTCAAAATAAT GAGTTCATGTTATGCCGTCAAGAATTGGACGACCCGCGGGCGTGCGTGAACGAAGGGAAAGCGGTTACCAACTGTGCGTTTGAGTTCTTCCGAAAGCTAAAGAAGACGTGCGCCCAGGAGTTTACGCAGTACGCCAACTGTCTCGACAAAAGCAGTGGCGATTTGAATTTCAAGCA CTGCCGCAAAACGCAGGGCGTTTACGATAAGTGTGTGTTGGACAATATGGAACTGGAGCGTCCCGATTATGGATATTTCTGCCGTGCTAAGGTTCATGCCACGGAACGTCCCCCACCAccgaagaaagagaaaacggTTTATCCGGATGCGACACCAGGATTGCCGGAGGATTATCCTCGACCTGAGGCCAGATACGGTTCGCGTTTCCATTGGCTGAACTAA